A genomic segment from Panulirus ornatus isolate Po-2019 chromosome 7, ASM3632096v1, whole genome shotgun sequence encodes:
- the LOC139749315 gene encoding protein FAM200B-like, translating to MAGKFSLRLDEFVNIAGDPQLMVFKYNFDWLTCLAVCTDGASSMMGSHVGFVTRTERENPDVIMSHCFLHENLASQRLQPKHYVVLNDVIQVVNVIKARALNSRIFHKMCEEMGSHHLHLLFHSDVRWLSRGRVLELVIERKIEREVFLQEKKLKLADCFKDPAWVAKVIYLGDIFRHMNEENSDMQARNQTMKDKLQEEMDRYLPESIDLRQDSWVRNMFGVNVSEDGEHIPGFQEELIDLQENQVQRQRFESLSYSEFWAQLKDNPILTHEAEKALPPYPTT from the exons atggcaggaaaatTTTCACTGCGGTTAGATGAATTTGTGAACATTGCTGGTGACCCTCAACTCATGGTTTTT aaataCAACTTCGACTGGTTGACTTGTTTGGCTGTGTGTACTGATGGAGCTTCATCTATGATGGGAAGTCATGTAGGTTTTGTCACTCGAACTGAAAGAGAAAATCCTGATGTCATAATGTCTCACTGTTTCTTACATGAAAACTTGGCCTCTCAACGTCTCCAGCCGAAACACTATGTGGTTCTGAACGATGTTATCCAAGTTGTGAATGTTATCAAGGCCAGAGCTTTGAACTCACGCATTTTCCATAAAATGTGTGAAGAGATGGGATCACATCACCTGCACCTACTTTTCCACTCTGATGTCCGCTGGCTGTCTCGAGGTCGCGTTCTTGAGCTGGTTATTGAGCGAAAAATTGAAAGAGAAGTTTTTCTCCAGGAGAAAAAGCTTAAGCTGGCCGACTGCTTCAAAGATCCTGCTTGGGTGGCAAAGGTGATTTATTTAGGCGATATCTTCAGGCACATGAATGAAGAGAACTCAGACATGCAAGCCCGAAATCAAACTATGAAGGAC AAACTTCAGGAGGAAATGGACAGATATCTGCCAGAAAGTATCGACCTACGTCAAGATAGCTGGGTTAGGAATATGTTCGGTGTGAACGTCAGCGAAGATGGAGAACATATCCCTGGTTTTCAAGAAGAACTAATAGATCTCCAGGAAAATCAGGTGCAGAGGCAACGTTTTGAAAGTCTCTCGTACTCTGAATTCTGGGCTCAACTCAAGGATAATCCTATTCTGACTCATGAGGCTGAAAAGGCTCTTCCCCCTTATCCAACCacatag